Genomic window (Arachis hypogaea cultivar Tifrunner chromosome 13, arahy.Tifrunner.gnm2.J5K5, whole genome shotgun sequence):
TTTTGTCTGATTTGTGATTACGGTTCGTGATTTGTAAGAAATACATGTTTTTTCTTCGTTTATGTTTGCGTGTTGGAATCGTTTCTACTTTtggaaaggagaagaaaaatagaaaagctgGCTTTAATTTAGCTCGTTGTTATTGCGCACGGCACAATGCATATGACAACAGCTGTTGAATCTTGATGTGCGATTTTAACGTGTTTTCCACTCTCCTCCTCAGCTTCATATTTGGCAtttacaatatatattaattaatttattaataaattatgttttttcaatatctatctatttatctatctacttactttctaaatttggtgttctaGGGGAAAAAagattgttttttcttttttctttttggtcgtCGTAATTGGGTGTTTGGAATGTTGTAGGGAGGTTTATATGccattccttttatttatttatttatttgtgcaTGAGGCATCGTGGTCTGTGATGAAATAATGGAGAAGAAAACATATATTTGTAGTCTTGTTTTTTTATTTCCCCACCCACTTTTAAGAATCTGTATTGGAGTCTCCTTTGCTGCTGGTTTATTCACGAGGCATGAGCTACATTCTTGTATTTGAGTTTATGAATACACATTGTTCCCACGAAATGtcatcgttttttttttttgggaagtaATATTAGTTGTGTACTACAATCAAAAGTTAAACTTCCTTATTGATGTTGCTTTTAGTTGCTTGTCCTTGATCTTTAAACAACTGTAATTTTAACTTGATCAAGGCAATGCTTAATTTACCTTTCTGGATAATTACCATTTCTTAACTTTTTTCGGTGTAATATTGTAGTTGAGGCTATACTTGCaagttttctttttctattatataGACATAAGGTGTAGTGATAATGTGTACATGACGCTACTTTGATCATCCCACTAACAGAAGCAGCACCTTTATGATGTTATTTATCCCATTTTTCAGACAAGGGCAATTGAGTTGTATACTTGTAGTGTTCAGCACTTGCTAATGGACTTAGAAGAGAAATCCGTTTGTAAAGGTGTGGTTCTGAGCTTTCTCTTTTTATCTTCTCTTTCGAATGTTAGCATTACAAACATCTATTTTCCCTTTTTATGCTGTATATAATGCTGAGCCTTAGCTATAGTGATTTATTTTGCACAGTGTCATATGTTAATCTATTGAAAAGGTGGAGTATGGTATAGAATGCACTTGGTATTAGGCTTTAGAAAAGATACAtggttcattttataatttacttGCTGATGTAGAAGATATATTAGTAAATTTTCATATTCTAAAATCAACAAGACAGATTTCTAATTTATTCACACATTTAAGATTAGCTTATTTATACTCTTAAAAAAATCACCCCTTTTTATTATGTACATATTGAGGAGCAATTCTTTGAATTTCTGATATGGAATGTCAAGACGATGATTTCTTATTAAACCAGCAATAACATTGAATAATCACTTTCCATGTTTAGATGGTGCAAAATATACAATGTATCTTGtagttgaatatatatatatagcaacttAAGAAGGTGAAGTGTTGGAACACGCTTTCTTACTTGCATAAATGCCTATCTATATGAATAGGTTTCAATCATAGCAGCCACACATTGGACTTGGATGCCTTGGGTTGCTATGTTGTATGCGGCTATTTAGATGCTTCCTTATATGAAATGTTTCaagataattttttctttttcttttttttccctgtGGTAGGAATGATCTGGTGTCTCTAAGATACTCCCTGTAACCTTTCTTCTGTTTAGTACTTTGTGTGCTTGAATGATTTTGATATCTTTCTTGGAATTTATTTTGAAGATTGTTTTATCAATCTGATTCAGGATGGCTTGATACTTTATTCCTCCTTATTGTATcttgtattcttttttttttcttctttcttatatTCCCCTTCCAGATTCCAGGTGTTGTCCTTAGCATGTTCATTTGTAGGTAGAATAGAACACCTATACCTGATTTATATTTCTGTTTGATCTGGCTGGTTCTGAAAATGATTGTGTCTGAATGGCTGATGTAGTTTGGTGTTGGCTTCTGCGCATGATTTCAATGTTGATGTCTGGGAATTTTGAAAGCTTTTAAATTTGAAGGGGCTTGATTTAACACCATTGCTATCACTGCAAAGAggaatttttacaaaaaaaaatcggTGTCCTCTAAGGAGCCAACGTTTATATGTTTTTCTTGTTCATTTCTTTGGTTCCACACATCAATTACATTGATTTCCTGTGTAATGCACATAGTTTTGACCATCCTACTCCATATTTTTATTGTCCTCTGTTTTCTGTATTATACACTATTGTGACTAGGTGCCCCTAATGATGGATTGGGGCTAAATTTTTCCATTCAATACTTTTGTAGtctgttatctttgttaattttgTTCAGTTGTTGCTGTCTTTTTTAGTCTAGTTTTTATTGACTATATCATTTcaattttccctttgttttctcTGTTGGTTGGCCTTTCTATTCAGTTTCTGGTGTGCAAAGCCTCTCTTCCAGTGTGCAAAGTACTCCCGAAAAAAATGGCCATTCTGATGATGCTTCAAGAAGTTCAGAACTCCTTCAAGAGTTTGTGAAGGCTGGTCCGAAGAAGGAACTTCTTCCAACGTGCTTTGCTAAGGACCATAAGAAAGTTACTGCAAAAGGAAGGATGGCTGAAACTAAGTCAACTGGTAAGACAACTAAGAAACAAGATTCAAAAAAAGCTTCCAATGTTGGAAATCCGCCTTTCAGGAAGCAAAATCGGAAGGCTGAAAACCCCATGCGGATCTTTCCTAATCCAGACCAGACTTCTGAATCTGGACATACTAACTCTTGGATCTGCAAAAATGCTGCCTGTAGGGCTGTTCTATCTATAGATGACACATTTTGTAGACGGTGTTCTTGTTGTATTTGTCACCTTTTTGATGATAACAAAGATCCTAGTCTTTGGTTGGTATGCTTGTCTGAATCTACTCAAGGGGACTATTGTGGATTGTCTTGCCATATCGAGTGTGCTCTCAAACATGAAAAAGTAGGAGTCGTTGATCATGGGCAACTGATGCAACTAGATGGTGGCTATTGTTGTGCATCATGTGGCAAAGTTACTGGGATACTTGAGTAAGTGGATTTTCCTAACCTGGTGATCTATCGGGAATTTATGTCCCCCCTTGATATAGTTTGGTCTTGCCAATTTGGTGAATCGATTTATACTGTGTCTAGCAGGAAAAAAAAAGGCTTCTTGACTTCTATTTTGAATAtagaatttaaaagatttgtgTATGTTTCCCGCCTCTTCTCTGCCCACCACACACTAACATTTCATGTTTGTCGCATGAAAGCATGGGAAACTCTTGCGGTTTTTACTTTCTTTAATTTGGATTTTAGAAGATGAATTCTAATAGGGTGTTTTTCAGCTCCTACAGTACAGTTGAAGCTATGTATTATCTATACCATTTGCAACTTTTATAACTGAATTTCCAACCTTATTTTGATAATATTGGTGGTTCATGGTTAAAAATGGCAGATGCTGGAAGAAACAGCTAACTATTGCAAAGGATGCTAGACGTGTAGATGCACTCTGTTACAGGATATATTTGAGCTACAGGCTCTTGGATGGGACTTTGAAATTTAAAGAATTGCATGAACTGGTACAAAAGGCGAAGGCTAAACTGGAGACAGAAGTTGGTCCAGTTAATGGGGTTTCTGCCAAGATGGCACGAGGCATTGTCAGCAGACTCCCTATAGCTGGTGATGTGCAGAAATTCTGCACTCTTGCTATTGAGAAAGCTGATAGATGGCTGGCTAGTGTTCCAAATGTGAATCCTGATTCCAGAGGTTTGATCTGGTGCtcttaatttgtttaaaataGCTTGTGCAAATTTCTTGCTGGTTTCTTCACATCACTTTTATTGTTTGATTCATGATGACATCTTTTTTTTAACATCACAGAGGGTTCACTTCCTGCTGCTTGCAAGTTTGTTTTTGAAGAGGTAACAGCTTCCTCTGTCAAAATCATTTTACTTGAAGTATCAAATGTGGCGGCTGAGAACAGTAAGGGATACAAGCTTTGGTATTACAAGAGTAGGGAAGAATCACACACCAAAGATCCTGTTTCTGTGATTCCTAGATCACAGAGGAGGGTTTTGATATCCAACCTTCAGCCTTGTACAGAATATACTTTTCGCATTGTATCATATACGGATTCAGGAGACCTGGGTCATTCTGAGGCTAAATGTTTCACGAAGAGCATCGAGATAATTCAAAATGTTCCTCCATCTGTTGCTATGGTACGAAAGAGAGAGAATTTTCAAATTGGGGCTTGTTCTTCTGGCTCGAAGATTGAGCCCAATCGCACTATGAAAGACTCTGGATTTAAGGTTCGAGACCTTGGAAAAATTTTGCATCTTGCTTGGGCTCAGGAACAAGGTTATCTTGAAGATTTTTGCTGTGCTGATATGAAAACGTGCTGTGGACAAAGTGAAATGGTCAAGCCTAAAACTCCAGAAGAGCAGTTGCCTTCAGTTCCACGAGGCCTTGATTTAAATGTTGTTTCAGTTCCAGATTTAAATGAAGAACTAACACCTCCTTTTGAGTCTTCCAGGGATGAAGATAATGGTTGCACTTTGATGCAGGCTGTTGAGGCAGATGATGATGCTGCCTCTCATGATCTTGAGAAGAATGGTTTAGCAAGATCCCATGGGAGTGGTGATTCCCAAACCTGGACCCATCGCCCAACAGGGGAAGTGCCAGCTGTCGACTCTCGCATAGACATGACTAGAAAAAGGATAGCAAGCACGAATGAAGAGATACATGATTGTGACAGTACTTTGATAAATGGTTCTCCTGTACGCATATCTGATGGTTCATCTTCCCTGGATGAGAATTTTGAGTATTGCGTGAAAGTAATTCGTTGGCTAGAATGTGAGGGTCACATAAAACAGGAATTTAGGTTGAAATTGCTAACATGGTTTAGTCTGAGGTCAACAGACCAAGAACGCAGGGTGGTTAACACCTTCGTTCAAACTCTCATTGATGATCCAAGCAGTTTGGCAGGGCAACTTGTTGACTCTTTTTATGACATTATATCCAACAAGAGGCCAAGAACTGGATTCTGTAATAAAGCTTTGGCATCAAACTAAGGGTGTGGAATCCTGTTGTACAAGTCTGCTATTCCCATGGATCTTACCTTAACCATTTTTATGTCACAATTACCCTCTGATTGTTTTCGCCTTCCTTGTACAGGCATTTTTTTTAGTCAATCACATTCCAAGTGATTCATTCTTATTGTAGACAAGTTCTATCTTGCATTAAAAGGATTTGCATTGAAAATGGTGGAAACTGTAATTCTTTTGTCCGCTGGTTCGGAGGATCTTTTGACGTGAAGTTTCAAGATGTAGCCATTTTGCGATTTCATGGACTACCGccttttttatgaatttaatcaagaaagatattatttatttatttatttttaaagttagaGGTGAAATTCGAATCCAAATTTTCTATGTGAAGACGGAgaaactatgtcatttgagttatagttcGTTGACgatattgtttatttatttagtgTTGAACTTCTCATTACTTTTCATTTGAAGGacatatgtttttttttgtttttgttttttggtgACTAAGTACATATGTTATtcgatttgatttaattaatagcagtcaactttttctttttaatctttaatttatacCTAAGCAATCGTAATAGTATTCTGAAAAAAGTCTCGAGGAGTAAAGTTGGATTTATTTTAGCCGTTGAAAATTGAGAAACTGTTTGATACTCTGTCAAGCGTTGAGCTGTTTCAAGATTTTAGAATATTTGATTAGATTAAGGCCTAGTTTTTAattaagcttttttttttaaaaaaaaaaatttaaacaataaatacttatattaaaagtgacttataaataaattattttgtatttgattttttaattctaaaagtatttattttaaaagaaatgtgataaaaaaaaactttttatcatgagaaaagtcatttttttaattttttcataagtatttaaatagttttttagaaagttacaatttggttttgaaaattgcaccaaacattaatactactatttttcggTTTAGTTTGATAaagtttttacttttcaaaaatagcatataaaagttaatttttaaaagatggctttttaaaagttgtagcatttatgtttggtaaatcaaattaaaaatagcttttaataaacataagcaacaagaacaacaattgcgtttggtaaaatagcttttaaaataaaaaaatattataatagacataaatgtaagcgttaaatttgaaaattagttaacatatgaggttatattagacttttaaatttttaaaagtacaagccaactttgaaaagctctacCTTATgtgctttcaaaagtaccccgatcttttaaaagctgTAAGCACAAGcacgtatttttttttatttaccaaacacaaaatgaggagcttgcgcttttaaaaagcacaaataCCTCTTtgaaaagttttaccaaaccaaaccgaacataaatcaaaagctcaaaaaagtcatttttaaaaatttccaAACAGGCCCTGAATACTGTGCATTACCACGGATCATAAGTAAAATTATTTAGTAGATATAGAtggattaatataaattttatctcaacttttttttgtctaatattaaaattaattaaattattttaacaatttatatgtaaaaatttatattcaaataaaaataaaagtattttgttaaaattaattattatatggtaaaatacatatttatcaataactataaaatatatcataaatacATCATTTTATGCGTTTGATTTGATATATTAAAACAATTAATCTCTACATTTAAGTCATTTAACCAACTAAGTCCAATCAAGTAGCTTTAACCTAATTCACCTCCACGCGCCACTACCTCTAACAAATTTTTTACTTAACACACGAATATATATAACTGCCTTTTTTATGCGGATTtcgttttatttttcaaaatttctctaCGTTTTCTTCTATCTCTGcgtttttcttccttctttatgTTCTCTTCGTTCAAGATCAATGTTCTTTTATCTGATTTGAAAATTTGGATCAAAGTTTTTGAAATCAAGCTGTTAAATCAACTTTGAATGGGTATTTCGTTTTTGAAGACAATGAATGATTTAAGTCCAGACTGTTAATTGAACTAGGAGAAattggattattgttttgaatcgaaTCAAGTTGTAGTTCATTactagtttatgattctgtagttaaataattttgttttcgTTTGTAAAATTACTGTTCatagttgatggtttgaatttgaatgtaatgtacGAGTTATGAAtctgaattattattttgatgaatctGTTTCGTTCTTAGTTTTggtgtatttgaaattataaattgatgtattttgaaaATGCTTTCAGTATATTTTttaagttcagattgtcaattgaattaGAGCGAattgtattattattttgaatcgaatcaagtggctgaggtgtgcGTGGTTTGAATCTAGTTAATGTAGTTCATTaatagtttatgattctgtagttgaataattttgtttttgtttgtgaaaattaatGTTCATGGttgatggttagaatttgaatgtaatgtacGAGTTTTGaatctaaattattattttgatgaatttttcagTT
Coding sequences:
- the LOC112738130 gene encoding VIN3-like protein 1, with the translated sequence MDLEEKSVCKVSGVQSLSSSVQSTPEKNGHSDDASRSSELLQEFVKAGPKKELLPTCFAKDHKKVTAKGRMAETKSTGKTTKKQDSKKASNVGNPPFRKQNRKAENPMRIFPNPDQTSESGHTNSWICKNAACRAVLSIDDTFCRRCSCCICHLFDDNKDPSLWLVCLSESTQGDYCGLSCHIECALKHEKVGVVDHGQLMQLDGGYCCASCGKVTGILECWKKQLTIAKDARRVDALCYRIYLSYRLLDGTLKFKELHELVQKAKAKLETEVGPVNGVSAKMARGIVSRLPIAGDVQKFCTLAIEKADRWLASVPNVNPDSREGSLPAACKFVFEEVTASSVKIILLEVSNVAAENSKGYKLWYYKSREESHTKDPVSVIPRSQRRVLISNLQPCTEYTFRIVSYTDSGDLGHSEAKCFTKSIEIIQNVPPSVAMVRKRENFQIGACSSGSKIEPNRTMKDSGFKVRDLGKILHLAWAQEQGYLEDFCCADMKTCCGQSEMVKPKTPEEQLPSVPRGLDLNVVSVPDLNEELTPPFESSRDEDNGCTLMQAVEADDDAASHDLEKNGLARSHGSGDSQTWTHRPTGEVPAVDSRIDMTRKRIASTNEEIHDCDSTLINGSPVRISDGSSSLDENFEYCVKVIRWLECEGHIKQEFRLKLLTWFSLRSTDQERRVVNTFVQTLIDDPSSLAGQLVDSFYDIISNKRPRTGFCNKALASN